The sequence below is a genomic window from Streptomyces sp. NBC_00582.
GATCGCCGAGGCGACGTTCACCAGCCCGGACCGGGTCCGAGATGTGATCCATAACTTCAATGCGGACGGGTTCGACTCGCTCTATCCGAAGTACAAGGGCGGCCGGCCCAAGACCTTCAGCCTCCCCGAACGCCGCGAGATCAAGAAGATCGCCAAGTCCAAGCCGGCCGAGCACGGCCTGCCGTTTTCGACCTGGAGCCTGGCCAAGCTGGCCGACTCCCTGGTCGCCGAGGGGGTGGTCGACGACATTAGCCACGAGGGCCTGCGGGCACTGCTCCGCGAGGAGGGCGTCTCGTTTCAACGCGTGAAGACCTGGAAGAGCTCACGCGACCCCGACTACGCGGCGAAGAAGGCCCGCGTCGAGCACCTCTACGCGATCGCCGACGGGGACGTCGTCCCCGAGGATGGCGAGCCCGAAGTCGTCTTATGCCTCGACGAGTTCGGGCCGCTCAACCTCCAGCCCCACCCCGGCCGGCAATGGGCCGAGCGCGGTGGGAAGCACAAGGATCCCAGCCGCGGGCCCCGGCCCCGACGCCGGGCGACCTACACACGACCGCACGGGGTCCGCCACCTGTTTGCCGCCTACGACCTGGGCAGGGACAAGCTCTACAGCCACATCAAGCCGAAGAAGAACCGGACCAGATTCCTGGAGTTCTGCCGCTACTTGCGCAGCCTCTACCCGCCCGAGATCCGCATCGCGATCGTGCTCGACAACTTCTCCCCGCACCTGACCACGAAGAAGGACACCCGGGTCGGGGACTGGGCCGCGGCCAACAACGTCGAGTTCGCCTACACGCCGACCAACAGCTCCTGGCTCAACCGCATCGAAGCCCAGTTCACCGCCCTGCGCTACTTCGCACTCGACGGCACCGATCATGCCAGCCACAAGGAGCAGGGCAGCATGATCCGCCGCTACATCATCTGGCGGAACAAGCACGCCGCCGACGAACGCCTACGTGAAGTCGTGAACAGGGCGAACGTTGCCTGATGCGGCACTAGCTTGCCGCGATCGGTCGGATTTGGTCCGGTCAAGGGCCCCCTTTGACCGC
It includes:
- a CDS encoding IS630 family transposase, giving the protein MAERVQVREIDDDEGRRLLRIVRRGTGSVVTWRRAQMVLLSAQGMHVAKIAEATFTSPDRVRDVIHNFNADGFDSLYPKYKGGRPKTFSLPERREIKKIAKSKPAEHGLPFSTWSLAKLADSLVAEGVVDDISHEGLRALLREEGVSFQRVKTWKSSRDPDYAAKKARVEHLYAIADGDVVPEDGEPEVVLCLDEFGPLNLQPHPGRQWAERGGKHKDPSRGPRPRRRATYTRPHGVRHLFAAYDLGRDKLYSHIKPKKNRTRFLEFCRYLRSLYPPEIRIAIVLDNFSPHLTTKKDTRVGDWAAANNVEFAYTPTNSSWLNRIEAQFTALRYFALDGTDHASHKEQGSMIRRYIIWRNKHAADERLREVVNRANVA